The Podospora pseudocomata strain CBS 415.72m chromosome 1 map unlocalized CBS415.72m_1, whole genome shotgun sequence genome has a segment encoding these proteins:
- a CDS encoding uncharacterized protein (EggNog:ENOG503NW5Q; COG:S), with product MLAWGTCCRYPKFLPFLPPYHSCCVVLKQRCVALGSAILFAYPQLATISGVQGVIVYALSSALPLFAFAWLGPIIRKKCPQGFVLTEWTRQRYGDAAALFLSFMTLVTLFLYMVSELSAVGQVVNMLAGIDGLPVLIVECIITTIYTSLGGFKISFFTDNIQGTMVMALVIIATISIGVETKIDTSLIEESGLLKGNLLGWQLVYILPVALLTNSFFLSHFWLRTFASKTDRDLWTGISLAVVAILVIFVLVGCTGLVAVWAGLVPGDDLENPVDGGIAFFALLQQLPNWVVGIVIVMSVTLSTAAFDSFQTAMVTSASNDLFRNRLNIWWIRAGVVVIMVPVVVIAIRAPSILQIYLITDLVSAATIPVLCLGLSEKFYFWRGFEVVVGGLGGLFTVFLFGLVYYQDAQKGAELLLLQQGLFTGDWGCFGAFVAAPVGGILWGFGALGLRLSIQYFSAKRKGVRFDALDKPFVVDGGQQQLVGDTQHVDSGVLRDEAIADDSSDAPGIAKTKGKFF from the exons ATGCTTGCGTGGGGAACGTGCTGCCGCTATCCAAAATTTCTacccttccttcctccctATCACTCCTGCTGCGTTGTGCTAAAACAAAGGTGTGTAGCTCTCGGTTCGGCCATCCTCTTTGCCTACCCTCAACTGGCGACTATTTCCGGCGTCCAAGGTGTTATTGTCTACGCTCTAAGCTCTGCGCTGCCTCTGTTTGCCTTTGCGTGGCTCGGCCCGATCATCAGGAAGAAGTGCCCGCAGGGATTCGTCTTGACGGAGTGGACGAGGCAGCGGTACGGAGATGCGGCGGCGTTGTTCCTGAGTTTTATGACGCTGGTAACGCTGTTCCTGTACATGGTTTCGGAGTTGAGCGCTGTGGGACAGGTGGTGAATATGCTGGCGGGGATTGATGGGTTGCCGGTCTTGATTGTGGAgtgcatcatcaccaccatctacACCT CGCTGGGCGGCTTCAAGATCTCGTTCTTCACCGACAACATCCAGGGAACCATGGTCATGGCCTTGGTTATTATTGCGACCATCTCCATCGGTGTCGAGACCAAGATTGACACAAGCCTGATTGAAGAGTCTGGGCTGCTCAAGGGCAATCTCTTGGGGTGGCAGCTGGTGTATATCCTGCCTGTCGCTCTGTTGACCAATAGCTTCTTCCTG TCCCACTTCTGGCTCCGCACCTTCGCCTCCAAAACCGACCGTGATCTCTGGACGGGCATCTCCCTTGCCGTCGTCGCtatcctcgtcatcttcgtgCTAGTCGGCTGCACTGGCCTGGTCGCCGTCTGGGCTGGCCTGGTCCCCGGCGATGACCTCGAGAACCCAGTCGACGGCGGCATTGCGTTTTTTGCGCTGCTACAGCAGCTTCCCAactgggtggtggggatcgTCATTGTCATGTCTGTCACGCTGAGCACTGCTGCCTTTGACTCTTTCCAGACTGCCATGGTCACGTCGGCGAGCAACGATTTGTTCAGGAACAGGCTGAATATTTGGTGGATCAGGGccggtgtggtggtgatcatgGTGCCGGTCGTGGTTATTGCCATCAGGGCGCCGTCGATTCTGCAGATTTACCTCATCACGGATCTTGTCTCTGCGGCGACAATCCCGGTCTTGTGCCTGGGCTTGTCGGAGAAGTTTTACTTCTGGAGAGGGttcgaggtggttgttggcggACTGGGAGGCTTGTTCACTGTTTTCCTTTTCGGATTGGTGTACTACCAGGACGCGCAGAAGGGTGCCGAactgttgctgttgcagcAGGGTCTGTTTACCGGTGATTGGGGATGCTTTGGGGCTTTTGTTGCTGCCCCTGTTGGAGGTATTCTCTGGGGCTTTGGGGCGCTGGGGCTGAGATTGAGCATCCAGTACTTCAGTGCgaagagaaagggggttAGGTTTGATGCGTTGGACAAGCCGtttgtggtggatggtggccagcagcagcttgttGGCGATACTCAGCATGTTGATAGTGGTGTGTTGAGGGATGAGGCCATTGCCGATGATTCTTCGGATGCGCCAGGCATTGCGAAGACGAAGGGCAAGTTCTTTTAA
- a CDS encoding uncharacterized protein (EggNog:ENOG503NW5Q; COG:S) — protein sequence MEPSGLELVDTRNQSDCGKAGRIEHRHRRCEEAIISAKSVGFFISRGAWGIFISCSIKTSISIIGTGVAWTFRNQSKGEFLAGSRTQTAVPLALNFIASGE from the exons atggaacCAAGTGGCTTGGAGCTTGTTGACACACGAAACCAATCCGACTGTGGAAAGGCTGGCAGAATTgaacaccggcaccggcgcTGTGAGGAAGCAATAATCTCTGCTAAAAGCGTGGGGTTTTTCATATCACGAGGAGCTTGGGGAATTTTCATCTCTTGCTCCATCAAGACA TCCATCAGTATCATCGGCACAGGCGTCGCCTGGACATTCAGAAACCAGTCCAAGGGCGAATTCTTGGCCGGCAGCCGGACGCAGACTG CTGTCCCGCTCGCCTTGAACTTTATCGCTTCTGGTGAGTGA
- a CDS encoding uncharacterized protein (EggNog:ENOG503NTVJ; COG:A), with amino-acid sequence MSSPSVTWSEEAVVGVDSSPVASGRSRSASEPSSVTGSDELIFSAASSPAMESLAACLPSAALKEDDEVLETSTRSAAAEATASTSPTDRRSVSWAVEVAGDSVGSLSASRSVSWAMSVSDSGNSAEIDPQDVYPSTACVFVANLAEPRDDVALEAAVTRAFSRFGTVFVKIRRDHNNLPFAFVQYTTEEEAKDAIERGRGVPIFGRPCRTEMVKSNRSFIIYKRDCSEILIDEARKIMETFGTVSSIEVVDDDTCERMDLPSSVLVEYSSFNSKKTFSMVGLFFDCPSGLLLYLLTTTHKAVALFPDYYIDMFDVRKRAAKSNIDRDTEFLRQYDLDRRSIYVGGLPLDATEEEMFEIFSDVGEVIKVNMVQRHNQEGALARQFCFVEFDKMETPTYAINNRDGMVLRGQHLTVQRKQSKVAKTRLATRYIGKNELTEVNKTQPHHDDQGYQGHQMPIHHHEPQHYQRYAGPAMPPMPYIPGDGAAVGMSGMPVHPATVSPSFAQSFPVHPPGHTPPGMMSAWPVITNNTPTRHHQAYNPNPAFAPTQRRAPDRSCAQPRRNHTRYFYQPADADIVEE; translated from the exons ATGTCCTCGCCCTCGGTGACCTGGTCCGAGGAAGCTGTCGTTGGCGTCGACAGCAGCCCTGTCGCCTCTGGCCGTTCCCGCTCGGCCAGCGAGCCCTCGTCCGTTACCGGCTCCGATGAGCTGA TTTtttccgccgcctcctctcccgccatGGAGTCGCTCGCTGCCTGCCT TCCGTCCGCCGCCTtgaaggaggatgacgaggtccTTGAGACCTCCACCAGGTCTgctgccgccgaggccaCTGCGTCGACCTCTCCCACCGATCGCCGCTCAGTCTCCTGGGCTGTCGAGGTCGCTGGCGACTCTGTTGGATCCCTCTCTGCCTCTCGCTCTGTTTCTTGGGCCATGTCTGTCAGCGATTCTGGCAACAGCGCTGAGATTGACCCCCAGGACGTCTACCCGTCCACCGCGTGTGTCTTCGTCGCCAA TCTGGCTGAGCCCCGCGACGATGTCGCTCTTGAGGCCGCTGTTACGCGCGCCTTCAGTCGCTTTGGCACTGTGTTTGTCAAGATCCGCCGTGATCACAACAACTTGCCGTTTGCTTTCGTCCAATACacgacggaggaggaggccaaggatgCGATCGAGAGAGGTCGCGGCGTCCCCATTTTTGGCCGCCCCTGCCGCACTGAAATGGTCAAGTCCAACC GATCTTTCATCATTTACAAGCGCGACTGCAGCGAGATTCTGATTGATGAGGCTCGCAAGATCATGGAGACTTTCGGAACGGTCAGCAGCattgaggttgttgatgacgaCACTTGCGAGCGCATGGATTTGCCCTCTTCCGTTTTGGTTGAGTACTCCAGCTTCAACTCGAAGAAAACATTCAGCATGGTAGGCCTGTTCTTTGACTGTCCATCCGGGCTTTTACTTTACTTACTGACGACGACTCACAAGGCCGTTGCCCTGTTCCCTGACTACTACATCGACATGTTCGATGTCCGCAAGCGTGCTGCCAAGAGCAACATTGATCGTGACACAGAATTTCTCCGTCAGTACGATCTCGATCGCCGCTCCATCTACGTTGGCGGCCTTCCTCTTGAcgccaccgaggaggagatgtttGAGATCTTTTCCGATGTTGgcgaggtcatcaaggtGAACATGGTGCAGCGCCATAACCAAGAAG GTGCTCTTGCTCGCCAGTTTTGCTTTGTCGAGTTCGACAAGATGGAGACGCCGACTTATGCCATCAACAACCGTGATGGCATGGTCCTCCGTGGCCAGCATTTGACTGTTCAGCGCAAGCAGTCAAAGGTAGCCAAGACCCGTCTTGCGACCCGCTACATCGGCAAGAATGAGCTAACTGAGGTCAACAAGACTCAGCCTCACCACGATGACCAA GGCTACCAGGGCCACCAGAtgcccatccaccaccacgagcCCCAGCATTACCAGCGCTACGCGGGCCCCGCCATGCCCCCAATGCCGTACATCCCCGGCGATGGCGCTGCGGTTGGCATGAGCGGCATGCCTGTCCACCCGGCGACTGTGTCGCCCAGCTTTGCCCAGAGCTTCCCGGTCCACCCCCCGGGACACACCCCTCCTGGCATGATGAGCGCTTGGCcggtcatcaccaacaacaccccgacccgccatcaccaggcgtacaaccccaacccggCCTTCGCGCCGACCCAGCGGCGGGCTCCCGACCGGAGCTGTGCCCAGCCTCGCCGAAACCACACTCGGTACTTTTACCAGCCGGCGGACGCCGACATCGTGGAGGAGTAA
- a CDS encoding uncharacterized protein (EggNog:ENOG503P3P4; COG:C) — protein MQTTRVLRYKGFWGRSMDELKRLSNIAIKMEGVTGPQGPRELFDFRTPSSIEDCKVMSDDEIGGLSTSHLDWIVAPPAGSVPASQLPSPNSPGYAKFYGNISTHLPADRPDIKRTGYAAFRTQDRPRNLFTRGLWDIDPYIYLALRVKSDGRSYFVNVQTESIVPTDLHQHRLFVKKPGEWETVLIKWNNFVRTNHGFVVEPQTEILRQKVKSIGVGLTDRIPGPFELCIERMWATNDESDADQVVDASAAVAAPEQEAPVVETKQEGDLKTKRGEKVAWGSR, from the exons ATGCAGACCACACGAGTCCTCCGCTACAAAGGCTTCTGGGGCCGAAGCATGGACGAGCTCAAGCGTCTTTCCAACATCG ccATAAAAATGGAAGGTGTCACCGGCCCCCAAGGTCCCCGCGAACTCTTCGACTTccgcaccccctcctccatcgaAGACTGCAAAGTCATGTCCGACGACGAAATCGGCggcctctccacctcccacctcgaCTGGATCGTCGCCCCCCCAGCCGGCTCTGTCCCCGCCTCCCAGCTCCCATCGCCCAACTCCCCCGGCTACGCCAAATTCTACGGCAACATCTCTACCCACCTCCCAGCCGACCGACCAGATATCAAACGAACGGGGTATGCCGCGTTTCGAACACAAGACCGGCCGCGTAATCTCTTTACCAGAGGACTGTGGGACATCGATCCGTACATCTACCTCGCATTGCGAGTCAAATCAGACGGGAGGAGTTACTTTGTCAATGTGCAGACAGAATCGATTGTGCCGACGGATCTACATCAGCACAGATTGTTTGTCAAGAAGCCCGGAGAGTGGGAGACGGTGTTGATCAAGTGGAACAATTTCGTCAGGACGAACCACGGGTTTGTGGTAGAGCCGCAGACGGAGATCTTGAGGCAAAAGGTCAAGAGCATTGGGGTGGGGTTGACGGATAGGATACCGGGGCCGTTTGAGCTTTGTATTGAGAGGATGTGGGCGACGAATGACGAGAGCGATGCGGATCAGGTGGTGGATGCTTctgctgccgttgctgcGCCGGAACAGGaggcgccggtggtggagacgaaACAAGAGGGGGATttgaagacgaagaggggggagaaggttgctTGGGGGAGTCGGTAG
- a CDS encoding uncharacterized protein (EggNog:ENOG503Q474), protein MAFVRFSHSGKVEHTANMANDTLLTDDYVAGLLAKEASDASIKYSSVGLEAFRSSKPANKAKPNTNFLGRIIKETANHNKALLAKEAAEAQARLNHHTEVEERKRQRLNPTKSDIRRRQLGAISSILQGRKGGESSHTKSDRDSTKERRSDRKDRHSALTKTEPSQSRESKHGDEKDRERSHRRVDDDTKRSHHRRHERSRSRSPGHRERRERRHRDRSPLSSEPEDSLRHHSRPHGRRSGKGGRDCGSHSHRRHEHDERDEKDQSRSSRHSRPHRHVDEEDSDPLDELIGPAPPSQMSEPPVRVRGRGAGAPRRGAAAMDSRFAEDYDPKNDVPLDDILKQDTSSSNTWDSAVELFRDRQKWKQQGADRLRAAGFTEEQIKKWERGGKESEKDMFDSVKYTKKGEQREWDRGKSHSNSDMDLE, encoded by the exons ATGGCCTTCGTCCGCTTTTCGCATTCTGGAAAGGTTGAACACACGGCAAACATGGCAAACGATACCTTACTCACAGATGACTATGTGGCGGGCTTGTTGGCAAAGGAAGCCAGCGATGCCTCCATCAAATACTCGTCAGTCGGTCTCGAAGCTTTCCGATCTTCCAA GCCGGCGAACAAGGCGAAGCCCAATACCAATTTTCTCGGGCGCATAATAAAGGAGACTGCGAATCACAACAAGGCCCTCCTTGCAAAGGAAGCCGCTGAAGCCCAAGCCCGGCTCAACCACCATACCGAGGTCGAAGAGAGGAAGCGACAGCgactcaaccccaccaagtCTGACATTCGGCGCCGCCAACTTGGGGCTATATCTTCCATTTTGCAGGGTCGCAAAGGAGGCGAGAGTAGCCATACCAAAAGCGATCGAGACAGCACCAAGGAAAGGAGGAGTGACAGAAAAGACCGCCACTCGGCCTTAACCAAGACTGAGCCTTCCCAGAGTCGCGAGTCCAAGCATGGCGACGAGAAAGATCGCGAACGGTCCCACCGAAGGGTTGACGACGACACAAAGCGCTCACATCACCGACGGCACGAAAGGTCACGGTCCCGCTCTCCTGGGCACAGAGAACGCAGAGAGCGACGACACCGGGATCGCTCCCCCCTCAGCAGCGAGCCGGAGGACAGCCTTCGCCATCACTCCAGGCCGCATGGAAGGAGGTCAGGGAAGGGCGGTAGAGACTGTGGCTCTCATTCACATAGGCGACACGAACATGACGAGCGTGACGAGAAAGATCAATCACGGTCCAGTCGGCATTCCAGGCCGCATCGCCATGTGGACGAAGAGGACTCCGATCCCCTGGACGAGCTGATAGGCCCAGCACCTCCCTCTCAAATGTCGGAACCGCCAGTTCGTgtccgaggaagaggcgCCGGTGCTCCTAGAAGGGGCGCCGCGGCGATGGATAGCCGGTTTGCGGAGGACTACGATCCGAAGAACGATGTGCCGCTGGATGACATCCTTAAGCAGGACAcgtccagcagcaacacctgGGACTCGGCTGTGGAGTTGTTCCGTGACAGGCAGAAGTGGAAGCAACAGGGTGCTGACAGACTGCGGGCTGCCGGGTTCACAGAGGAACAGATCAAAaagtgggaaagggggggcaAGGAAAGTGAAAAGGACATGTTTGACTCGGTCAAGTACACCAAGAAGGGTGAGCAGAGGGAATGGGATAGGGGGAAGAGCCACAGCAATTCGGATATGGATTTGGAGTAA
- a CDS encoding uncharacterized protein (EggNog:ENOG503PDDP; COG:L), protein MNGAAHQTVKTTMAAVQVEADAIGGELRLIRDALRDYLDDKILLHNRKVKGPTTKGGREFMEDILGRLDRVSTGVDKQLSSHNTPPPARGPDTPVSYNSPASHPVLPPNGLPDDGPLRNQAQASSRQPSQALAPSLSQPPPPQANGSGSLAPVHHAGHPSGASRVLEPPAVSVEVPSKPNTPPTHNSEPASPSPALVNQHPHQSQQPQPDFTPRSPLSPQSQTESKDQGQTETHSRGKAQASKSQTPQDRGITLSNGAVYHEPIVQPHEASPLFDCMYQDVNDLNEELFEQYSNHPVVKDRGYFKLQVRELPPLQVRKVERPSKDHATSFRYLADKQGLVKVDTGKKKRFTPPHLPFPVSAKTQWTLQEQKELWNTSAANPPKGTRGYIIGNPLFDDIELHPGNRLKSRGRTILEGINTQYVYFNLEGLTITTMHREDAHVRSENLLRSGQHKFWCFVKPAFSDRLEERMAAAYPEMRRCSQAVRHLSRHIPPAKLDEWGIEYTLDYCIPGQAVVTEPGTYHQVLNLGPNYALAVNVEYMSSPEDPPNYRFCDRNCPDPFAMKATDFGIYGDLNCLAAQEEQARLSGERPDQEEQARMAARSSMFQSAPEQRLPPSHSPLAAPQLTQSVTPPPEHSSSAVCEPSQSGLVRPEALVQRREPSSQPLAEPKVHTFQGFQPPRESSLGSVLRLPSEAGMVTPSQTVKQPDPSPQPPAAPPPVAVEPATTTSEPRRSQPPSESAPGWDNAVFRAEQQDLAPRSQLLRHPNTFLDASGQPFQTTHQAAPFSHHHNLPLLPPPRQASSEPLRKTARLVHNRRPAPTEPLSPRSAKRQRVMEYLRFEDPFGVDPEPEMPPSYFTHASSSLATLLRSCQDDVYNNIQPQQVSGRPGFDRLARLISDWRRCVREQNPTPSGLDLVTNLDRVAGEEPELNTFLGRFCKMKLAEWLDAKAEEQERARPAFQPAQQDATDLLLQELGWAEAERHTLNDYIREGKCWKTICGAYGGLLCVIPPDPAFQQLALFQDQVLMFHHQLNDPFLRAMCAVGKTLQGCIWESRELPAFVFESEDTIALSTEELGPMLKQYKYITANVFNPHALYEWPKPVGWKASWQWPVDPTAVLHEKWCNVCKKKKSCRCHARFVPAIPRVSIDGSKGSGVRVMGMFRANDIIGEMLGELVPPGAIPNREWTMEFRRPDLDDVVVAELYSKEQGNWARVVRHSAHPSCEISIRKMEGKWRMLIVASRQLFDGEEITVKYGRGYHRNQAYGIVEGF, encoded by the coding sequence ATGAATGGTGCAGCGCACCAGACTGTGAAGACGACAATGGCCGCCGTGCAGGTCGAGGCCGATGCGATCGGCGGCGAGTTGCGCCTGATCCGAGATGCTCTGAGAGACTATCTCGACGATAAGATCCTTCTGCACAACCGCAAAGTCAAAGGCCCGACAACAAAAGGCGGACGGGAGTTTATGGAAGACATCTTGGGCCGTCTCGACCGAGTGTCCACAGGTGTCGATAAGCAGCTCTCATCACACAACACGCCTCCGCCGGCCAGAGGCCCCGATACTCCGGTATCTTACAACTCACCAGCTTCCCATCCAGTTTTGCCACCGAACGGCCTACCAGATGATGGACCGCTGAGAAACCAGGCACAGGCATCCTCACGACAGCCTTCACAAGCTCTCGCGCCATCACTATCgcaaccccctccgcctcagGCCAATGGGAGCGGCAGCCTCGCTCCTGTCCACCATGCGGGACACCCATCTGGAGCCTCACGGGTACTCGAACCTCCGGCTGTGTCGGTGGAAGTACCCTCTAAGCCGAATACACCACCGACCCATAACTCAGAGCctgcatcaccatcacctgcCTTGGTCAATCAGCATCCTCATCAGTcacaacagccacagccagACTTCACCCCTCGGAGTCCATTGAGCCCTCAAAGTCAGACGGAGAGTAAGGATCAAGGTCAGACTGAGACACATTCGCGAGGCAAAGCTCAGGCCAGCAAGAGTCAGACGCCACAGGACCGAGGCATCACGTTGTCAAACGGAGCCGTCTATCATGAACCCATCGTACAGCCACACGAGGCCTCACCCCTCTTTGACTGCATGTACCAGGATGTCAACGACTTGAACGAGGAGCTCTTCGAACAGTACTCAAATCACCCCGTCGTCAAGGACAGGGGGTATTTCAAGCTCCAGGTCAGGGAGTTGCCTCCGCTTCAGGTACGAAAGGTTGAGCGCCCGAGCAAAGACCACGCAACCTCGTTCCGCTATCTGGCCGACAAGCAGGGACTAGTCAAGGTCGACACGGGCAAGAAGAAACGGTTCACGCCTCCGCATCTTCCATTTCCTGTTTCGGCAAAGACGCAGTGGACTTTACAGGAACAAAAGGAGCTCTGGAACACCTCGGCGGCGAACCCTCCCAAGGGCACACGGGGTTACATCATTGGCAACCCGCTGTTCGATGACATCGAGCTCCATCCTGGCAACAGGCTCAAATCGAGAGGCCGGACCATTCTCGAAGGCATCAACACACAATATGTGTACTTCAATTTGGAAGGACTAACTATCACCACTATGCATCGAGAAGATGCCCATGTGAGGTCGGAGAATCTCCTCCGGTCAGGCCAGCACAAGTTCTGGTGCTTTGTCAAGCCAGCCTTCTCAGacaggttggaggagaggatggcggcCGCGTATCCCGAGATGCGCCGATGCTCGCAGGCCGTCCGTCATCTCAGTCGCCACATCCCACCAGCCAAACTGGATGAATGGGGCATCGAGTACACTCTCGATTACTGCATCCCCGGCCAAGCGGTGGTCACAGAACCTGGGACGTACCATCAGGTACTGAACCTGGGTCCCAACTATGCTCTGGCGGTCAATGTTGAGTACATGTCATCCCCCGAGGACCCTCCGAACTACCGTTTCTGCGACAGGAACTGCCCCGATCCGTTTGCCATGAAGGCTACCGACTTTGGCATATACGGTGATCTCAATTGCCTGGCGGCGCAGGAGGAACAAGCCAGGCTCTCTGGAGAGAGGCCAGACCAAGAGGAACAGGCCAGGATGGCAGCACGGTCGTCCATGTTTCAATCTGCCCCAGAGCAGCGGTTACCACCATCTCACTCACCCCTAGCTGCACCCCAACTGACGCAATCTGTCACCCCGCCGCCAGAGCATAGCTCCTCTGCCGTCTGTGAGCCATCTCAATCCGGCTTGGTGCGGCCGGAAGCACTTGTACAACGCCGCGAGCCGTCAAGCCAGCCGTTGGCGGAGCCCAAGGTGCATACGTTTCAAGGTTTCCAGCCTCCGCGAGAGAGCAGTCTCGGCTCGGTCCTTCGGTTACCGTCAGAGGCGGGGATGGTGACTCCGTCTCAAACGGTTAAGCAACCCGACCCATCGCCACAGCCCCCAGCGGCCCCGCCGCCGGTAGCCGTTGAACCTGCCACAACGACATCGGAGCCACGTCGATCACAACCTCCATCCGAATCAGCTCCTGGGTGGGATAATGCCGTGTTCCGCGCAGAACAACAAGACCTAGCACCTCGCTCACAGCTCCTGCGCCATCCAAACACTTTCCTAGACGCCTCTGGACAACCCTTCCAGACCACCCATCAGGCTGCCCCTTTCTCACATCATCATAACCTCCCCTTGCTCCCTCCACCGCGACAAGCAAGCTCAGAGCCGCTTCGGAAAACCGCAAGGCTTGTTCATAACAGAAGACCTGCACCGACGGAACCGCTATCCCCTCGCTCGGCAAAGAGACAGCGCGTGATGGAGTACTTGCGTTTTGAGGATCCCTTCGGGGTAGATCCGGAGCCAGAGATGCCTCCGAGCTACTTCACTCATGCCAGTTCAAGTCTTGCAACGCTACTTCGCTCATGTCAAGATGACGTGTACAACAACATTCAGCCGCAGCaggtgtctggaagacctgGCTTTGACCGGCTGGCGCGGCTCATCAGTGACTGGAGACGTTGTGTGCGAGAACAGAACCCGACGCCGTCGGGCTTAGACCTtgtcaccaacctcgaccgCGTTGCCGGGGAGGAGCCTGAGCTGAACACGTTTCTTGGTCGGTTCTGCAAAATGAAGCTCGCAGAATGGCTCGATGCCAAAGCTGAAGAGCAGGAACGAGCTAGGCCGGCCTTCCAGCCGGCACAGCAAGATGCTACTGATCTCTTGCTCCAGGAGCTTGGCTGGGCCGAAGCTGAGAGGCACACGCTGAACGATTACATCCGAGAGGGCAAGTGCTGGAAGACAATCTGCGGAGCCTACGGCGGCCTTCTCTGCGTCATTCCACCCGATCCAGCCTTTCAGCAGCTGGCTCTCTTTCAGGACCAGGTGCTGATGTTTCACCATCAGCTCAACGACCCGTTCCTTCGCGCTATGTGCGCCGTGGGCAAGACCCTACAAGGCTGCATCTGGGAGAGCCGCGAACTGCCCGCCTTTGTTTTCGAGTCTGAAGACACCATTGCCCTCTCGAccgaggagctggggccGATGCTCAAGCAGTACAAATACATCACGGCCAACGTCTTCAACCCTCATGCGCTATACGAATGGCCAAAGCCAGTGGGCTGGAAGGCGTCCTGGCAGTGGCCGGTGGACCCGACAGCTGTGCTCCATGAGAAGTGGTGCAACGTCTgtaagaagaagaagtcatGTCGTTGTCACGCCAGGTTTGTACCAGCCATCCCACGGGTGTCGATTGACGGGAGCAAGGGCAGCGGGGTGCGTGTTATGGGAATGTTTAGAGCTAATGACATCATCGGCGAGATGCTGGGCGAGCTGGTGCCTCCCGGAGCGATCCCTAATCGGGAGTGGACGATGGAGTTTCGGCGTCCGGATCTTGACGATGTTGTCGTGGCTGAGCTCTACTCCAAGGAGCAGGGCAACTGGGCGCGGGTTGTGAGGCATTCCGCCCATCCTTCCTGCGAGATTTCCATCAGGAAGATGGAAGGCAAGTGGAGGATGCTGATTGTTGCCAGCAGGCAGCTGTTTGACGGTGAAGAGATAACTGTCAAGTACGGTCGTGGGTATCACAGGAACCAGGCCTATGGCATTGTTGAAGGGTTCTGA
- a CDS encoding uncharacterized protein (EggNog:ENOG503PYPD), translating to MAVSSPADPPPVWVRAGDPAGGPFYILVSNLPDQTDAREFRNFVFSLLHKKSEVFVGIQGEQKNKGWVRIIGFSHFENCKRTLAITYYRGRPIKVDDPGYRTGGTGAVQIVKPFDRDRVLIVTHEDALALNKPPGVPAPARNYTLESAAWGYQAAAVPRNAGAMMQPGPYGVVSWMGQPQPQQHPQHQHLQAQLNPQQQPVTSMTATWGNQAQVALYHGQPQVAHAAQPQPAHSGYYSQQALQGQLQAWSHPQQQQQQQQQQQQSPISLEAQAAFQLQQAAWSQPHLYAVPSIPQPYFQPVQPGMVAGMPYWGFPQMPAYYGPQAQQPASNEAAQAQAQAQAQAQWVYQQQQFQMAYAGMFQAAQQQQQVQYSQVGLLSRSHPPLLIL from the exons ATGGCAgtctcttctccagctgatCCCCCTCCGGTATGGGTTCGAGCCGGTGACCCAGCTGGTGGACCTTTCTACATTCTCGTTTCTAAT CTGCCTGACCAAACCGACGCTCGAGAATTTCGTAACTTTGTGTTTTCTCTACTTCATAAGAAGTCAGAGGTCTTTGTTGGCATCCAGGGCGAACAGAAGAACAAGGGCTGGGTGCGGATTATCGGTTTTAGCCACTTCGAGAATTGCAAGA GAACGCTGGCAATTACTTACTACAGGGGTCGTCCCATCAAGGTCGATGACCCTGGATACAGAACTGGTGGTACAGGAGCCGTGCAGATAGTCAAGCCGTTCGACCGTGATCGGGTCTTGATCGTTACCCACGAAGATGCGCTGGCTCTCAATAAACCCCCTGGTGTGCCGGCACCGGCACGTAACTACACGTTGGAGTCAGCAGCTTGGGGGTACCAAGCCGCAGCAGTTCCTCGCAATGCCGGGGCCATGATGCAGCCGGGGCCGTATGGGGTAGTCAGCTGGATGGGACAGCCACAACCGcagcaacacccccaacaccagcaccttCAGGCGCAACTgaacccccaacaacagccagtCACCTCGATGACAGCAACCTGGGGTAACCAGGCTCAAGTTGCCCTGTATCATGGGCAGCCTCAAGTAGCTCATGCGgcacaacctcaaccagccCACTCGGGGTATTATTCTCAACAAGCACTTCAAGGTCAACTACAAGCCTGGTCACacccgcaacagcagcagcaacaacaacaacaacaacaacaaagcccTATCTCTCTAGAAGCCCAAGCAGCTTTTCAACTACAACAAGCAGCCTGGTCTCAACCGCATCTCTACGCTGTCCCATCCATTCCTCAGCCGTACTTCCAGCCCGTCCAGCCAGGTATGGTAGCCGGTATGCCATACTGGGGATTCCCGCAGATGCCGGCCTACTATGGTCCTCAGGCACAACAACCGGCATCGAACGAAGCTGCCCAGGCTCAAGCCCAGGCACAGGCTCAAGCGCAATGGGtataccagcagcagcaatttCAGATGGCTTATGCCGGGATGTTCCAGGctgctcaacagcagcagcaggttcaGTATTCTCAGGTAGGCTTACTCTCTCGATCACATCCACCTTTGCTTATCCTCTGA